In a genomic window of Aricia agestis chromosome 2, ilAriAges1.1, whole genome shotgun sequence:
- the LOC121739730 gene encoding androgen-dependent TFPI-regulating protein-like, with protein sequence MAQTLKAIHLRMFMYALTFSLHFVNVVLTHVWCYKIRDDPEMKLYFPYWTRLFTVWNIGMQMAHAFIGLICDRDELKDTKNRSRNINYLRNFNSTFFSAVVWPSSWVCCIIFWFFYTYDKNLLRYSLIKKVMNPVTNHIGHTFILAVVIWEAVFRPRPEPKSHRRNVFYALGVTAIYTAVLWYTYVTSGTWVYPFFDLSYGTIYFPLIHIVTGFITVGAYFALWPITRITIAGVGFEKYKKRLVKNLGLQKILQ encoded by the exons ATGGCGCAGACTCTGAAAGCCATACACCTGCGAATGTTCATGTATGCGTTGACGTTTTCATTGCACTTTGTCAACGTGGTTCTCACTCATGTGTGGTGCTACAAGATACGAGATGATCCAGAAATGAAGTTATACTTCCCCTACTGGACTCGCCTTTTTACAGTATGGAATATT GGCATGCAGATGGCTCACGCTTTCATTGGCCTCATTTGTGATAGAGATGAGTTGAAGGACACCAAAAACAGGAGCAGGAATATAAACTATCTAAGAAACTTTAATTCCACATTTTTTTCTGCAGTTGTTTGGCCTTCGTCTTGG GTCTGCTGCATAATATTCTGGTTTTTCTATACCTATGACAAGAATCTACTACGCTATTCTTTAATAAAGAAAGTTATGAATCCAGTGACAAATCACATTGGACACACGTTTATACTAGCTGTAGTTATATGGGAGGCAGTTTTTCGGCCGAGACCGGAACCGAAGTCCCACAGAAGAAACGTGTTTTATGCGTTGGGCGTCACTGCAATATATACAGCAGT GTTATGGTACACATACGTAACCTCCGGTACATGGGTCTACCCGTTTTTCGACTTGTCTTACGGCACCATCTACTTCCCTCTGATTCATATAGTAACAGGCTTCATAACAGTTGGAGCATACTTCGCGCTATGGCCGATCACAAGAATTACTATTGCAGGAGTaggtttcgaaaaatataagaaACGGCTGGTCAAAAATTTAGGCCTGCagaaaatattgcaataa